In Actinoplanes sp. NBC_00393, a single genomic region encodes these proteins:
- a CDS encoding response regulator transcription factor: protein MTVARGTTVSIAILAEIRLYREGLRDVLHGRAGITVTDVAADAPADVQRIIRAGPDVAVVDMTMALAESIARAFADRAPRVRVIGLGVPDTEARVVACAEAGLAGYVPRDGSLDDLVAAIHRAARGEAFYSPHIVGLLLQSLGRRRRRRAEHPGEELTAREHEVVALIDRGLTNQEIAGRLHIEVATVKNHVHHILEKLRLRRRTEVPGWLRAHRDAAVNRSVHAADGPADAW, encoded by the coding sequence GTGACGGTGGCACGGGGGACTACGGTTTCGATCGCCATCCTGGCCGAGATCCGGCTGTACCGCGAAGGGCTCCGCGACGTGCTGCACGGCCGGGCGGGGATCACGGTGACCGACGTCGCCGCGGACGCGCCGGCCGACGTGCAGCGGATCATCCGGGCCGGCCCGGACGTCGCTGTGGTGGACATGACGATGGCCCTGGCGGAATCGATCGCCCGCGCCTTCGCCGACCGCGCGCCCCGGGTACGGGTGATCGGGCTCGGCGTGCCGGACACCGAGGCCCGGGTGGTGGCCTGCGCCGAGGCCGGGCTCGCCGGGTACGTGCCGCGTGACGGCAGCCTGGACGACCTGGTGGCAGCGATCCACCGGGCGGCCCGCGGCGAGGCGTTCTACTCCCCGCACATCGTCGGGCTGCTGCTCCAGTCGCTCGGCCGGCGACGGCGACGCCGTGCGGAGCACCCGGGCGAGGAGCTGACCGCCCGTGAGCACGAGGTGGTCGCGCTGATCGACCGCGGGCTGACCAATCAGGAGATCGCCGGCCGCCTGCACATCGAGGTCGCGACCGTGAAGAACCACGTGCATCACATTCTGGAGAAGCTGCGCCTGCGCCGGCGTACCGAGGTCCCGGGCTGGTTGCGGGCTCACCGTGACGCTGCTGTGAACCGTTCGGTTCATGCCGCAGATGGCCCCGCCGATGCATGGTGA
- a CDS encoding SH3 domain-containing protein, with the protein MQQQHHQQLLIYAGLRRDAAQLVEQGRYAEAAPKLLFLARANPGDQEVQSLLRVVHQQHGLPYEEADTSGGTGTLLWIVAAVLVLIGSLVVGFGYLNGGTTETGVTGTVRPGTWNLRSGPGTSWQVVGRLDAGDRVVVACATGRWMRLTQPRPGAYVHASGLSIRGVPQPC; encoded by the coding sequence ATGCAACAGCAACATCACCAGCAGTTGCTCATCTACGCCGGCCTGCGCCGCGATGCGGCACAGCTGGTCGAGCAGGGCCGGTACGCCGAGGCAGCGCCGAAACTGCTCTTCCTGGCCAGGGCGAACCCGGGTGACCAGGAGGTGCAGAGCCTGTTGCGGGTCGTGCACCAGCAACACGGGCTGCCGTACGAGGAGGCGGACACCTCGGGCGGGACCGGAACCCTGCTGTGGATCGTGGCGGCCGTGCTGGTCCTGATCGGGTCGCTGGTCGTCGGCTTCGGCTACCTCAACGGCGGCACCACGGAGACCGGCGTCACCGGCACGGTACGGCCGGGGACGTGGAACCTGCGGTCCGGCCCCGGCACCAGCTGGCAGGTCGTCGGCCGGCTCGACGCCGGCGACCGGGTCGTCGTGGCATGCGCGACCGGCCGCTGGATGCGTCTGACGCAGCCGCGCCCGGGCGCCTACGTCCACGCATCGGGGCTGAGCATCCGGGGCGTACCGCAGCCCTGCTGA
- a CDS encoding ATP-binding protein produces MPGDSALLGHFVGRGRELDLVQDTVAAARHGEGGLVLVSGESGVGKTSFCRQVVFRARRGGLAVAWGSCWSDGGAPPLWPWQSILTELGDREAGPLFDGDAGGAIVEPERFARFAAVTEHLAAVCARSPAVVVIDDVHAADPGAVLLTRFVARALAQLPLLLVLACRTEVDGPLNALWEVDREATVVPLDRFDLAETEAFLRAHGEPVTDHDLLRALFRVTDGHPLHLHRLLAAGRTGPRGTLRPGGLRVVIAVSLERLTPATRDVLEVIALLGTPAGIRDVAEVCHRPADQVQAAVAEAVSAGLATVDGDEQVTVGHDLVREVLVGGIGLARRTELHARAADLFVAAGAVSAQRLARRAYHAVRSASLSAQRAGTAVEACRIAARSMVRGFGYEQAAAMLGDAVTVHERAALPDPPGTLLVEWAEAILRCGRLTEARQVFERAAGQAEAEDDPSALARAALGLGGVWVNEHRTRTDWERVAGLQRRALQRLPADHGVLRGRLAARLAAERVYRGGPLGPVLTAVEQARGLGDGPALAEALSLYHHALLTPEHTHARLPVADELITVAASSGEGMLTLVGLCWRTVDLFHLGDAEAVRSLAELRARTEVLGCRSVRYVAEAMEVMLLIRAGRLDEAEAAALACFQLGTEVGDADALGYLGAHLLTIRWLQGRDAELLETIAQIADSPTLNPAEFGFQATMAGIAARHGSPDRARAILRRVTRPGLAALPQSSTWLAGMLAIVQTAHELGEADLARQAYDLLLPYADLPIMPSLATTCFGSTERALGLAAAAAGDTGHAVAHLERAVEANVLLGNRPMLAVTLADLAGALLCRGLAGDAERAGQLLADAAQRADDMGLTARSADWRKRLRAIAHPQASIVRRHRQWLLTMGDHQAAVPDRLGARYLAQLLTNPGRPISALQLAGGPAAGALATPGGQPILDERARAAYRRRVTELTGRIEAAEDAADPAAVRRFRTELDALLDELRQVTGRSGRDRRFPDPGERARTAVQKAIKRAIGEISAVEPVLGGYLAATVSTGATCVYQPDPRQPVHWTLH; encoded by the coding sequence ATGCCGGGGGATTCGGCGCTTCTCGGCCACTTCGTGGGCCGGGGACGCGAGCTGGATCTGGTCCAGGACACGGTGGCCGCCGCGCGTCACGGCGAGGGCGGCCTGGTCCTGGTCAGCGGCGAGTCCGGCGTCGGCAAGACGAGCTTCTGCCGGCAGGTCGTGTTCCGGGCCCGCCGGGGTGGGCTGGCGGTGGCGTGGGGATCGTGCTGGTCCGACGGCGGCGCGCCGCCGCTCTGGCCGTGGCAGTCGATCCTCACCGAGCTCGGCGACCGGGAGGCTGGACCGCTGTTCGACGGTGACGCCGGCGGTGCGATCGTGGAACCGGAACGGTTCGCCCGGTTCGCTGCGGTCACCGAGCATCTGGCGGCCGTGTGTGCCCGGTCGCCGGCGGTGGTCGTCATCGACGATGTGCACGCCGCGGACCCCGGCGCCGTCCTGCTCACCCGATTCGTGGCCCGCGCGCTGGCCCAGCTCCCGCTGCTGCTCGTGCTCGCCTGCCGTACCGAGGTCGACGGGCCGCTGAACGCGCTCTGGGAAGTCGACCGGGAGGCGACGGTCGTGCCGCTGGACCGGTTCGACCTGGCCGAGACGGAGGCCTTCCTGCGGGCGCACGGCGAACCGGTGACCGACCATGACCTGTTGCGCGCGCTGTTCCGGGTGACCGACGGGCACCCGCTGCACCTGCATCGCCTGCTCGCCGCGGGCCGGACCGGTCCACGCGGGACGCTGCGCCCGGGTGGGCTGCGCGTGGTCATCGCTGTCTCACTGGAGCGGCTCACCCCGGCCACCCGCGACGTGCTCGAGGTGATCGCCCTGCTGGGTACGCCGGCCGGCATCCGCGATGTGGCCGAGGTGTGCCACCGGCCGGCCGATCAGGTTCAGGCGGCGGTCGCCGAGGCGGTGTCCGCGGGCCTGGCCACGGTCGACGGCGACGAGCAAGTCACGGTCGGCCATGACCTGGTCCGGGAAGTGCTGGTCGGCGGGATCGGGCTGGCTCGGCGTACCGAGTTGCATGCCCGCGCGGCGGACCTGTTCGTTGCGGCCGGTGCGGTGAGCGCGCAGCGGCTGGCGCGCCGGGCGTACCACGCGGTCCGGTCGGCCTCGCTCTCGGCGCAGCGGGCCGGTACGGCGGTCGAAGCGTGCCGTATCGCCGCCCGTTCGATGGTGCGCGGATTCGGCTACGAGCAGGCGGCGGCGATGCTCGGTGATGCGGTGACCGTGCACGAGCGGGCCGCCCTGCCGGATCCGCCCGGCACTCTGCTGGTCGAGTGGGCCGAGGCGATTCTGCGGTGCGGCCGGCTCACCGAGGCCCGGCAGGTGTTCGAGCGGGCCGCCGGCCAGGCCGAGGCGGAGGACGACCCGAGCGCGCTGGCCCGGGCGGCGCTCGGTCTGGGCGGGGTGTGGGTCAACGAGCACCGGACCCGGACGGACTGGGAACGCGTCGCCGGTCTGCAGCGACGGGCCCTGCAACGGCTGCCGGCCGACCACGGGGTGCTGCGTGGGCGGCTGGCTGCCCGGCTGGCCGCCGAGCGGGTGTACCGGGGCGGGCCGCTCGGCCCGGTGCTCACCGCCGTCGAGCAGGCCCGCGGGCTGGGCGACGGGCCGGCCTTGGCCGAGGCCCTGTCGCTCTACCATCACGCGTTGCTGACCCCCGAGCACACGCACGCCCGGCTGCCGGTGGCCGATGAGCTGATCACCGTGGCGGCGTCGTCCGGCGAGGGAATGCTGACCTTGGTAGGTCTGTGCTGGCGCACCGTGGACCTGTTCCACCTGGGCGATGCGGAGGCGGTCCGGTCGCTGGCCGAGCTGCGGGCGCGCACCGAGGTGCTGGGATGTCGCAGTGTGCGCTACGTCGCCGAGGCGATGGAGGTGATGCTGCTGATCCGGGCCGGGCGGCTGGACGAGGCCGAGGCAGCGGCGCTTGCCTGCTTTCAGCTCGGTACCGAGGTCGGCGACGCGGACGCGCTCGGCTACCTCGGCGCGCACCTGCTGACGATCCGCTGGCTGCAGGGCCGTGACGCCGAGCTGCTGGAGACGATCGCGCAGATCGCCGATTCGCCGACGTTGAACCCGGCCGAGTTCGGCTTCCAGGCCACCATGGCGGGCATCGCCGCGCGCCACGGCTCACCGGATCGGGCCCGGGCCATCCTGCGCCGGGTGACCCGGCCGGGGCTCGCCGCGCTGCCGCAGTCGAGCACCTGGCTGGCCGGCATGCTGGCGATCGTGCAGACCGCGCACGAGCTGGGAGAGGCGGACCTGGCCCGCCAGGCGTACGACCTGCTCCTGCCGTACGCCGATCTGCCGATCATGCCGTCCCTGGCCACCACCTGTTTCGGCTCCACCGAACGGGCGCTCGGCTTGGCCGCGGCGGCCGCGGGCGACACCGGCCACGCCGTCGCCCACCTGGAGCGGGCGGTCGAGGCCAACGTCCTGCTGGGCAACCGCCCGATGCTGGCGGTGACCCTCGCCGACCTTGCCGGGGCGCTGTTGTGCCGGGGCCTGGCAGGCGATGCCGAACGGGCCGGCCAGCTGCTCGCCGACGCCGCGCAGCGCGCCGACGACATGGGCCTGACCGCCCGGTCGGCCGACTGGCGCAAACGGCTGCGCGCCATCGCCCACCCGCAGGCGAGTATCGTGCGGCGGCACCGCCAGTGGCTGCTGACCATGGGGGACCATCAGGCGGCCGTACCGGATCGGCTCGGCGCCCGCTATCTGGCGCAGCTGTTGACCAATCCCGGCCGGCCCATCTCGGCGTTGCAGCTGGCCGGTGGCCCGGCGGCCGGCGCGCTGGCCACGCCCGGCGGGCAGCCGATCCTCGACGAGCGGGCGCGGGCCGCCTACCGGCGGCGGGTGACCGAGCTGACCGGCCGCATCGAAGCGGCCGAGGACGCCGCCGACCCGGCCGCGGTACGCCGGTTCCGCACCGAGCTCGACGCCCTACTGGACGAATTGCGCCAGGTCACCGGCCGAAGCGGGCGCGACCGGCGGTTCCCGGACCCAGGGGAGCGCGCCCGCACGGCGGTACAGAAGGCGATCAAACGTGCCATCGGTGAGATCAGCGCCGTCGAACCGGTCCTCGGCGGCTACCTGGCGGCCACCGTGTCGACCGGCGCCACCTGTGTCTACCAGCCCGATCCGAGGCAACCGGTGCACTGGACGCTGCACTGA
- a CDS encoding SRPBCC family protein yields the protein MRFDLDTKASPEQVRRALTDFSERRPQIWNRTLDAKKYELREQGDTWAVARESTPGSPFWVVARYDWSEPAVIRWTIVESSYGGGGDGFVRIMPRDDGGSRLHVEWTSTGARPSQRPMLFLLHLPPMGRLISRMWAAALDRFAQQSPG from the coding sequence ATGCGCTTCGACCTCGACACGAAGGCCTCGCCCGAGCAGGTGCGCCGCGCCCTCACGGACTTCAGCGAGCGCAGGCCGCAGATCTGGAACCGCACCCTCGACGCGAAGAAGTACGAGTTGCGCGAGCAGGGCGACACCTGGGCGGTCGCCCGGGAGAGCACTCCCGGGTCACCCTTCTGGGTGGTCGCCCGCTACGACTGGTCCGAGCCCGCCGTGATCCGCTGGACGATCGTGGAGAGCAGCTACGGCGGAGGCGGCGACGGATTCGTACGGATCATGCCGCGAGACGACGGTGGCAGCCGGCTTCACGTCGAGTGGACCAGCACCGGGGCTCGCCCCTCGCAGCGGCCGATGCTGTTCCTGCTGCATCTGCCCCCGATGGGCCGGCTGATCTCCCGGATGTGGGCCGCGGCCCTGGACCGCTTCGCCCAGCAGAGCCCGGGCTGA
- a CDS encoding CU044_5270 family protein, with translation MKNPPDVLKALADARPAQLDAPSTPPLPFALTGRPAPVRRSRRLRAATLIPAGALAAAAVAGVAVLTLVAIKPGDPAPVPDAAEVARPLTASQILLAAAERSSRETSGTGKYLVVRTESASVITVGSGASAYEMTQKSSYESWLSRSGKQRNWLVFQDLGMTPTTPADAAAWRAAGSPKQVMVGKPLPNGELGPGSPVSIAAGPRRSGPSEPADLYAIGVRNVSVRDLEKLPVDPAALRAELLQQFDGGGGDLPVDRDEWLLTVASGLITEIPVSGAVRSAAFRLIATLPGVRSLGDVTDQRGRPGQGFAYPTQGGTIERRFMIDVASGRALGEETRVLRSEGRTARREPGSLLGWSVVLEQKITDETPPK, from the coding sequence ATGAAGAATCCCCCCGACGTCCTGAAGGCCCTCGCGGACGCGCGACCGGCGCAGCTGGACGCGCCGTCGACGCCGCCCCTGCCCTTCGCCCTGACCGGCCGGCCCGCTCCCGTACGCCGTTCCCGGCGCCTGCGGGCCGCCACGCTGATCCCCGCCGGAGCACTCGCGGCCGCAGCGGTCGCCGGAGTCGCTGTGCTCACTCTTGTCGCGATCAAGCCGGGCGACCCGGCGCCGGTGCCAGACGCCGCCGAGGTGGCGAGGCCGCTGACCGCTTCGCAGATCCTGCTGGCGGCCGCCGAGCGCAGCAGCCGGGAGACTTCCGGCACCGGGAAGTACCTCGTCGTCCGGACCGAGAGCGCATCGGTGATCACCGTCGGATCCGGTGCCTCGGCCTACGAGATGACGCAGAAGTCGTCGTACGAGAGCTGGTTGTCCCGTTCCGGGAAGCAACGCAACTGGCTGGTCTTCCAGGATCTCGGCATGACGCCGACCACGCCCGCCGATGCCGCTGCCTGGCGTGCCGCGGGATCACCGAAGCAGGTGATGGTCGGCAAGCCGCTGCCGAACGGCGAACTCGGCCCCGGCTCTCCGGTCAGCATCGCCGCCGGGCCGCGGCGCAGCGGGCCGTCAGAGCCCGCGGACCTCTACGCGATCGGGGTCAGGAACGTCTCGGTACGCGACCTCGAGAAGCTGCCGGTGGATCCGGCCGCGCTTCGCGCCGAACTGCTGCAGCAGTTCGACGGCGGCGGCGGTGACCTGCCCGTCGACCGCGACGAGTGGCTGCTGACCGTCGCGTCCGGCCTGATCACCGAGATCCCGGTCAGCGGTGCGGTGCGGTCGGCCGCCTTCCGCCTGATCGCCACGCTGCCCGGCGTGCGCTCGCTGGGCGACGTGACCGACCAGCGGGGCCGCCCGGGCCAAGGTTTCGCGTATCCCACGCAGGGCGGCACGATCGAACGCCGTTTCATGATCGACGTCGCGAGCGGGCGCGCGCTCGGTGAGGAGACCCGGGTGCTTCGCTCGGAAGGCAGGACCGCCAGGCGCGAGCCGGGAAGCCTGCTCGGTTGGAGCGTCGTCCTGGAGCAGAAGATCACCGACGAGACGCCGCCGAAGTAG
- a CDS encoding RNA polymerase sigma factor, translating to MADPEIAQEFTALYADNHRRVYAYAVARAGRSLADEVVAETFLVAWRRFAQMPAAVALPWLLGVARNVIRERYRDEERQRAIAAEMLTWAADTPDVADGVAERAAVLTALAGLSENDREVLTLTAWDGLAPRAAAQVVNCSTPAFLVRLHRARNRLARAVEAAGEPTTIVTKEPSR from the coding sequence GTGGCAGACCCTGAGATCGCGCAGGAGTTCACCGCGCTGTACGCCGACAACCACCGGCGCGTGTACGCCTACGCCGTCGCCCGCGCCGGCCGGTCACTCGCCGACGAGGTGGTGGCCGAGACGTTCCTCGTCGCGTGGCGGCGCTTCGCGCAGATGCCCGCCGCAGTCGCACTGCCGTGGCTGCTCGGTGTCGCCCGCAACGTGATCCGCGAGCGCTACCGCGACGAGGAACGCCAGCGTGCCATCGCCGCCGAGATGCTGACGTGGGCAGCCGACACACCCGACGTCGCCGACGGCGTCGCCGAACGGGCGGCGGTCCTGACCGCCCTGGCCGGGCTGTCCGAGAACGACCGGGAAGTCCTGACCCTGACCGCCTGGGACGGGCTCGCGCCCCGTGCGGCGGCGCAGGTCGTGAACTGTTCCACCCCGGCGTTTCTCGTACGCCTGCATCGCGCGCGCAACCGCCTCGCCCGCGCCGTCGAGGCCGCCGGCGAACCCACCACGATCGTCACCAAGGAGCCCAGCCGATGA
- a CDS encoding PadR family transcriptional regulator: MSIRHALLALLSEGPKYGLQLRQEFEARTGEVWPLNVGQVYTTLQRLERDGLVASQDTGGGAKAQNAFTITPAGADELTAWLRTPAEVVPPPRDELVMKVLVAMRVPGVDLPGLLQVHRRHLVQAMQEYTRLKSEVAEGEVELALVVDAELFRIEAMVRWLDAADARLQRLPVRSAPSAPRIARKIAGVRR, from the coding sequence ATGAGCATCCGGCATGCACTGTTGGCCCTGCTCAGCGAGGGCCCGAAGTATGGTCTGCAGCTGCGGCAGGAGTTCGAGGCCAGGACCGGAGAGGTGTGGCCGCTCAACGTCGGCCAGGTCTACACCACCCTGCAGCGCCTCGAGCGCGACGGTCTCGTCGCGTCGCAGGACACCGGCGGCGGCGCGAAGGCACAGAACGCCTTCACGATCACACCGGCCGGCGCCGACGAGCTGACGGCATGGCTGCGCACCCCTGCGGAGGTGGTGCCACCACCACGCGACGAGCTGGTGATGAAGGTGCTCGTGGCGATGCGGGTCCCCGGTGTCGACCTGCCCGGGCTGCTCCAGGTGCACCGGCGCCACCTCGTCCAGGCGATGCAGGAATACACCCGGCTCAAGAGCGAGGTCGCCGAGGGCGAGGTGGAGCTGGCGCTCGTCGTGGACGCGGAGCTGTTCCGGATCGAGGCGATGGTCCGCTGGCTCGACGCCGCGGACGCCCGCCTCCAGCGCCTTCCGGTTCGCAGCGCGCCGTCAGCGCCGCGCATCGCCCGCAAGATCGCGGGGGTACGGCGATGA
- a CDS encoding ABC transporter ATP-binding protein: protein MTAALKLRQVSKTYGSGPTEVRALREVDLSVRSGELVAVMGPSGSGKSTLLTIAGTLEEPTSGDVVIAGQEVARLSRNDRARLRRRSIGYVFQDFNLLAGLTAVENVALPLELDGVKVKTARAAAMDVLAKLDLADRADHDPDELSGGERQRVAIARAVVGHRQLLLADEPTGALDSLAGETVMRLLRRAGQDGVACVIVTHDAQMASWADRVVFLRDGRLVDQTAPGPGPESILAPGSTP from the coding sequence ATGACCGCCGCCCTGAAATTGCGCCAGGTGTCCAAGACCTACGGATCGGGCCCCACCGAGGTGCGCGCGCTGCGCGAGGTCGACCTGTCCGTGCGCAGCGGCGAGCTGGTGGCGGTGATGGGCCCCAGCGGCTCGGGCAAGAGCACACTGCTCACCATCGCCGGCACGCTGGAGGAGCCGACGAGCGGCGACGTCGTCATCGCCGGCCAGGAGGTGGCACGACTGTCCCGCAACGACCGCGCACGGCTGCGGCGCCGCTCGATCGGGTACGTCTTTCAGGACTTCAACCTGCTGGCCGGGCTGACCGCCGTTGAGAACGTGGCGCTGCCCCTGGAGCTGGACGGCGTGAAGGTCAAAACCGCGCGAGCCGCCGCGATGGACGTGCTCGCCAAGCTGGACCTCGCCGACCGGGCCGACCACGACCCGGACGAGCTGTCCGGCGGCGAACGCCAGCGGGTGGCGATCGCACGGGCCGTCGTCGGGCACCGGCAGCTGCTGCTGGCCGACGAACCCACCGGCGCGCTGGACTCGCTGGCCGGCGAGACGGTGATGCGCCTGCTGCGCCGGGCCGGCCAGGACGGCGTGGCCTGCGTCATCGTGACCCACGACGCCCAGATGGCGTCCTGGGCGGACCGCGTCGTGTTCCTGCGCGACGGCCGGCTGGTCGACCAGACGGCGCCGGGTCCCGGCCCGGAGTCCATCCTGGCGCCCGGATCAACCCCATGA
- a CDS encoding FtsX-like permease family protein, translating to MSRTGGLPARRAVIRWAWRLFRREWRQQAAVLTLLTVAVTAAVVGVSAGYHAAPPATAAFGAAGQSFTWYADGEQPLESRLAQAREWFGTIDVIGHSRLPVPGSAAVVELRAQDPHGLYGAPMLRLLSGRYPSGPGEAAVTDQAATALRVRAGSALNLDGRTWTVVGLIENPGDLSAEFVLVPAQSEAPESVTVLTEADPASFARYRAKHDPPVSALRPAHQWVEAAAGVFSVFAVSMLLVCLIAAAGFAVVAHRRQRQLGLLAAVGATPRHLRLVLLAHGAAVGAAASAIGTLAGVLIWFAVTARFETAAGHRVERLDLPWWQLAAVVLLTVLAATAAAWRPARAASRVPITLALSLRPPRPKRVRRSAAAAAVLVVFGIVALRLAQRNLAADRDVLELADVVLIVGGTLAVGVALLFAAPLAIRLLATAAVRLPVAPRLALRDLARHQARSSAALAAISVALAVPAAIVIAASVLEQAAAGDGRDGLLALRTIATTGGAVLALVILATTVGLIRAEAAPDLRTLAATGATGGIRRTLTSATAGGLALLGAILGIAAAYTVILAGSSRSQLGELARVPVVELLVIAAGVPLVAAALGWLLAGREPRSLVRVRLE from the coding sequence ATGAGCCGCACCGGCGGGCTGCCGGCCCGGCGCGCGGTGATCCGCTGGGCGTGGCGGCTGTTCCGCCGCGAGTGGCGTCAACAGGCCGCCGTGCTGACACTGCTGACAGTCGCCGTCACCGCGGCTGTCGTGGGCGTGTCGGCCGGCTACCACGCGGCGCCCCCCGCCACCGCCGCCTTCGGCGCCGCCGGTCAGTCGTTCACCTGGTACGCCGACGGTGAGCAGCCGCTGGAGTCCCGCCTGGCGCAGGCGCGCGAGTGGTTCGGCACGATCGACGTGATCGGCCACTCGCGGCTGCCGGTCCCGGGTTCGGCGGCTGTGGTCGAGCTGCGGGCGCAGGATCCGCACGGACTGTACGGCGCGCCGATGCTGCGGCTGCTCAGCGGCCGTTACCCGAGCGGGCCCGGCGAGGCGGCGGTCACCGACCAGGCGGCAACAGCCCTGCGGGTACGCGCCGGCAGCGCGCTCAATCTCGACGGGCGCACGTGGACCGTCGTCGGCCTGATCGAGAACCCCGGCGACCTCAGCGCCGAGTTCGTCCTGGTGCCGGCGCAGTCCGAAGCGCCGGAGTCGGTCACCGTGCTCACCGAAGCCGACCCGGCCTCCTTCGCCCGGTATCGCGCGAAGCACGACCCGCCGGTGTCCGCGCTGCGCCCGGCGCACCAGTGGGTCGAGGCGGCCGCCGGTGTGTTCAGCGTCTTCGCGGTGAGCATGCTGCTCGTCTGCCTGATCGCGGCGGCCGGGTTCGCCGTCGTCGCGCACCGCCGGCAGCGCCAGCTCGGCCTGCTCGCCGCGGTCGGGGCGACGCCACGGCACCTTCGTCTCGTGCTGCTCGCGCACGGCGCCGCGGTCGGTGCCGCGGCGTCGGCGATCGGCACCCTCGCGGGTGTCCTGATCTGGTTCGCCGTGACTGCACGCTTCGAGACCGCGGCCGGGCACCGCGTCGAACGGCTGGACCTGCCGTGGTGGCAGCTCGCCGCCGTCGTGCTGCTGACCGTCCTGGCCGCGACCGCGGCAGCCTGGCGGCCGGCTCGCGCCGCGTCACGCGTACCGATCACGCTTGCTCTTTCGCTGCGCCCGCCGCGACCCAAGCGGGTGCGCCGGTCGGCTGCGGCCGCCGCCGTGCTCGTGGTGTTCGGGATCGTGGCGTTGCGGCTCGCGCAGCGCAACCTCGCGGCGGATCGCGACGTGCTGGAGCTCGCCGACGTGGTGTTGATCGTCGGTGGCACGCTGGCGGTCGGGGTCGCCCTGCTGTTCGCCGCCCCACTGGCGATCCGGCTGCTGGCCACCGCCGCGGTTCGGCTACCGGTGGCTCCCCGGCTGGCGTTGCGCGATCTGGCCCGCCACCAGGCACGATCGAGTGCCGCGCTGGCCGCCATCAGTGTGGCGCTCGCCGTCCCGGCCGCGATCGTGATCGCGGCGAGCGTCCTGGAGCAGGCCGCCGCCGGGGACGGCCGCGACGGGCTACTGGCATTGCGCACGATCGCAACGACGGGTGGGGCAGTCCTCGCGCTCGTGATCCTCGCCACGACCGTCGGGCTGATCCGGGCCGAAGCGGCACCCGACCTGCGCACGCTGGCCGCGACGGGCGCGACCGGCGGCATCCGGCGCACGCTCACCTCGGCGACGGCCGGCGGGCTCGCGCTGCTCGGCGCGATCCTGGGCATCGCCGCCGCGTACACCGTGATCCTGGCCGGCTCCTCCCGCAGCCAGCTCGGCGAGCTGGCGCGCGTGCCGGTCGTGGAGCTGCTCGTGATCGCCGCCGGGGTTCCGCTGGTCGCCGCGGCGCTCGGCTGGCTGCTGGCCGGCCGGGAGCCGCGATCACTGGTGCGGGTCCGGCTGGAGTAA
- a CDS encoding helix-turn-helix domain-containing protein, whose amino-acid sequence MTQAFSDNRGGPTALRMRVGARLRRYRLARQVSREDAGWHIRASESKISRMELGRVPFKERDVTDLLAFYGVDGDERQSLLTLVREANTPAWWQPLSDVVPPWFTSYLGLEQAASMIRTYDLHFVPALLQTPDYTRALLELSCACSEEELDRRVSLRQARQRVLRGASPAVLWAAVDEAALRRQLGGPEVMRRQLEVLAEASRVPNIRLHIGSFRADALATAALPFTILRFAEPELPDMVYLEQPTGATYVDRPLDVEHYTLAIDRACAGAAPPNRAASVIAGMLGPHRAAA is encoded by the coding sequence ATGACACAGGCATTCTCCGACAATCGCGGCGGCCCGACCGCCTTACGCATGCGTGTGGGGGCACGCCTGCGCCGGTACCGTCTGGCCCGGCAGGTCTCCCGCGAGGACGCCGGCTGGCACATCCGCGCCTCCGAATCCAAGATCAGCCGGATGGAGCTGGGCCGGGTCCCCTTCAAGGAGCGTGATGTCACCGACCTGCTCGCCTTCTACGGCGTGGACGGCGACGAGCGGCAGAGCTTGCTGACGCTGGTCCGGGAGGCGAACACGCCCGCCTGGTGGCAGCCGTTGTCCGATGTCGTGCCGCCCTGGTTCACGTCGTATCTCGGGCTGGAGCAGGCCGCCTCGATGATCCGCACCTACGACCTGCACTTCGTCCCGGCCCTGCTGCAGACGCCGGACTACACCCGGGCGTTGCTGGAGCTGTCGTGCGCCTGCTCCGAGGAGGAGCTCGACCGGCGGGTCTCGCTGCGCCAGGCGCGGCAGCGGGTGCTGCGCGGCGCCAGCCCGGCGGTGCTGTGGGCGGCGGTGGACGAGGCGGCCCTGCGCCGCCAGCTCGGCGGCCCGGAGGTCATGCGCCGGCAGCTGGAGGTGCTGGCCGAGGCCAGCCGGGTCCCCAACATCCGGTTGCACATCGGCTCGTTCCGGGCGGACGCGCTGGCCACGGCCGCTCTGCCGTTCACCATTCTGCGTTTCGCCGAGCCGGAGCTGCCGGACATGGTCTATCTGGAGCAGCCGACCGGCGCGACCTATGTCGACCGGCCACTCGACGTGGAGCACTACACCCTGGCCATCGACCGGGCCTGCGCCGGCGCCGCGCCGCCGAACCGCGCCGCCTCGGTCATCGCGGGCATGCTGGGCCCGCACCGCGCCGCGGCTTAG